The genomic interval GATCAAGTTCGTGGGCCGCGACGACGACCTAGAGCGGGTTCACCGCCAACTGCACGAGAGCAGCCAGCTTGCCATCACCGCCCTGCGCGGCATGGGGGGCATTGGCAAAACCGAGCTGGCGCTGCAATATGCCCTGCATCACCTGGGCCAGGGCACCTACCCCGGCGGTATCTGCTGGCTGCTGGCCAAAGACCAGGCGTTCGGCACCGAAATCGTCACCTTTGCCCAGACCCACCTGGGCCTGACGCCCCCCGATGGCCTAGAGCTGCCCGCCCAGGTGGCCTACGTGTGGAACCACTGGCCCACCACAGGAGATGTGCTGGTGGTGATCGATGACGTGGCTGGCCCCAACGAAAATGCTGCCTACTTGGCCATCAAGCCCTACCTACCACCGCAGGCATCTCGCTTTTGGGTGCTGCTCACCACCCGCCTGCAACTGGGCGCTTCGATTCAGACTGTGCAGATCGATGTGCTGAGTAAGGCGGCATCGCTGGAGCTGCTGCGGTCATTGGTGGGGCCAGAGCGCATAGACCAGGAACTCGACACCGCCAAAGCTCTGTGCGAGTGGCTGGGCTACCTGCCCCTGGGGCTGGAGCTGGTGGGCCGCTTTCTGGCCCGCAAGCCGGGGTGGACCCTGGCCAAAATGCAGGAACAGCTCGACGCCAAACGCCTGGAAGCCAAAGCCCTGACCCAGGCCCAGCCCGATATGACCGCCGCCCACGAAAGCCTGGCCGCCGCCTTTGAGCTGAGCTGGCAAGATTTGGCACCCGAAGCGCAGGAGCTGGCCTATCGGCTAAGCCTGTATGCCCTGGCCCCGATTGTGTGGGAATGGATCGAAAGCTGGTACGACGGCACCGACCCCGACGACCTGGAGGACTGGCGCGACGAGGGGCTGGCCAGCCGCAGCCTGCTGGAGGTGGAGGCTGATGGGGATGCCGAAACGGTGCAACTGCACCAGATCATCCGCGAGTTCTTTCGCGCCAAGCTGGAGCAGTGGAACGGGGCCGACGGGCTGAAGCGGGGCTACTGCCGGGCGATGGTGCAGGTGGCCCAGCAGATACCTTATACCCCTACCCGCGACCAAATTTTGGCAGTGACTCCGGCGATACCGCACCTGGCGGAGGCGGCGACGACCTGGCGGGCGTGGTTAGAGGATGAGTCGTTAGGATGGCCATTTACTGGGCTAGGGCGGTTTTACGGAGGGCAAGGGGCCTATGGGCAGGCAGAACCCTGGTGGCTAGATCTTTTGGCGGTGGTGCGCGATCGCCTCGGCGAGGCCCATCCCAATGTCGCCACCAGCCTGAACAATCTCGCGGAACTGTATCGATCGCAGGGGCGCTACAGCGAGGCCGAACCCCTCTTCCAAGAGGCCCTGGCGCTGAGAAAACAGCTCCTCGGCGAGGCCCATCCCGATGTCGCCACCAGCCTCAACAATCTCGCGGAACTGTATCGATCGCAGGGGCGCTACAGCGAGGCGGAACCACTCTTGCAAGAGGCGCTGGCGCTGAGGAAACAGCTCCTCGGCGAGGCCCATCCCGCTGACGCCACCGACCTGAACAATCTGGCGATGCTGTACCTGTCGCAGGGGCGCTACAGCGAGGCGGAACCGCTTGTCCAAGAGGCCCTGACGCTGATGAAACAGCTCCACGGCGAGGCCCATCCCCTTGTCGCCACCAGCCTGAACAATCTCGCGGGCTTATACGACTCGCAGGGGCGCTACAGCGAGGCCGAACCGCTCTACCAAGAGGCCCTGGCGCTGAGGAAACAGCTCCTCGGCGAGGCCCATCCCGATGTCGCCACCAGCCTCAACAATCTCGCGGCCTTATACTACTCGCAGGGGCGCTACAGTGAGGCGGAACCGCTCTACCAAGAGGCCCTGGCGCTGAGGAAACAGCTCCTCGGCGAGGCCCATCCCGATGTCGCCACCAGCCTCAACAATCTCGCGCTCTTATACGAATCGCAGGGGCGCTACAGCGAGGCGGAACCGCTCTACCAAGAGGCCCTGGCGCTGAGGAAACAGCTCCTCGGCGAGGCCCATCCCGATGTCGCCACCAGCCTCAACAATCTCGCGGGCTTATACAAGGCGCAGGGGCGCTACAGCGAGGCCGAACCGCTTTATCTTGGCGCAATTGAGATTGTTTACCAGCGCTTAGGCGAAACCCATCCCAACACGCAAACCATTTTTGGCAACTTCGTCGAATTCTTGCAGGCGGTCGTCGCCGCCGACCAAACCCCCATCCTCTCCGACCACCCCCTCACCCAAGCCCTGCTGCGCCAGATCCTCTCGTAAGGGCGCACAGCGGTGCGCCCCAACGGGGTTCCTCACGGGTACCTGAGTCCCCCACCTCGGAAAATCCCCTCTTCGCCAGATCCCCTCGTAAGGGCGCACAGCGGTGCGCCCCAACGGGGTTCCTCACGGGTACCCGAGTCCTACGCCTCGGAAAATCCCCTCTTCGCCAGATCTCCTCGTAAGGGCGCACAGCGGTGCGCCCCAACGGGGTTCCTCACGGGTACCCGAGTCCCCCGCCTCAGAAGTCCTCTCGTTCGCCAGATCTCCTCGTAAGGGCGCACAGCGGTGCGCCCCAACGGGGTTCCCACGGGTACCTGAGTCCTACGCCTCGAAAGCTCCATAGATGGGCACCCTAGAGCCATCTTCAGTGTGCTCTACCACTATGCCCTACGACCCTGACAAACACCATCGCCGCTCCATTCGCCTCAAGGGCTACGACTACTCCTCAGCGGGGTTTTACTTCCTCACCCTATGCTGTTACCAGCGGCAATACCTCTTTGGCAGCATCGTAGAGGGCGCTATGCAGCTCAACGAGCTCGGTCAAATCGTCGCCGAGGAGTGGCTCAAGACTCCAGATCTGCGGCCTAACTTTGCCCTGGATGCTTGGGTGGTGATGCCCAACCACTTCCATGGCATAGTGATCATCCGGGAGTCCTACGGAGCGGGGGAGCTTGATGGCGAGGAGTCCCCTGTAAGGGCGCACCGCTGTGCGCCCCACCGATCGGAGGGTGGGGGCGGGGAGGGCGCGATCGCAATCGGAAATCCCCAGGCCATGGGGCATGCTCCCGTAAGGGCGCACGGCGGTGCGCCCCACCGTCAGGCTCACTCGGTACCGTCTTTCGTGGCGGGTTTCAAGGCAGCCGCGACCAAGCGTATCAACAGGCACCGCAACACCCCTGGCACCCCAGTGTGGCAACGGAACTATTTCGAACGCATAATCCGCGACGAAAGAGCTTTGGCGTCCATCCAGCAGTACATTCACAACAACCCAGCCACTTGGCACCAGGATTCGTTGAACTCGGCCCTACACCCAGTGTCTACCGCTGGCTCACCGACAAGCTCGTTAGGCCAACCACCTCATCATCGGCGTAGTGAATCGCCCCATCATCGTCCGTCACGTCGCTATCGGTCGCTGCCACCGCAGGCTGCTGAAAGTTGATATACAGCACATCCGCCTCCGCATCAAACATCATCCAGCAAGGACGTTGCTCCACGGTCTGTAGCGCCTTAGCAATATTCAAGTAGCTGCCAACATTAACTTGAGTTAAGGCCATAGCTGCTTTTTACCTAAACACCCTACGTTGCCTGCGGAGAATGAACCGTGAAAGACTACCACATCAATATCTTCTATAGCGACGAAGACGAGGGCTACATTGCCGACATCCCCGACCTCAGCTATTGCTCCGCCTTCGGCGAAACCCCCATCGAAGCCCTGCAAGAACTCAATCTAGCCAAGCAAGCCTGGCTAGACGCTACCCAAGCCGAAGGCAAACCCGTTCCACCACCCACCTATCGCCCCATCATCTACCAACTCAAATCGGCTTAAACCTATCGTTAGACAACGACGCCTTTGTCATCACCGCCTATTTGACCGACAAACTCAAACCGGGAGAGCAACTATGGCCCAGTCTGTAAAAATCTGGTTTGACCCCGAAGCCGACTTCCTCGAAGTGCTCTTCTCGGACGCCCCCGGCCACCTGTGCGAAACCGACCACGACGCCATCATGGAACGGGTCGATAACCAGGGAAACATCCTAGGTTTCTCTGTACTCAACGTCAGCAAACTCTCCAAAGAAAAACCCCTGTATGCCCAACTGATTGCGCCCAATGCGGCTTAGTGTAAGCGGCTTACCGCACCGCACCGCCCACCCATACCGAGTTTCCCCATGGCGCAAACGGCGACGCGCCCCATAGCTGTACTACCATGCGTATAGCGCCAGAGTGATATATCAAGCCGCTCTTTTTCTCGGTCACAACCATGGAAACCATTGCCATCCAGGTCGATCAAGACGTTGCCAGAGCCTACCGCGAAGCAGCCCCCGCCGAGCAGCTTAAGATCCAGCAGCTCCTCAATAGCTGGCTCAAGCAAACCATGAAGCGCCGCCCCCTCGATGACATCATTCGCGACATGCAAGCCCAGGCCCAGGCTAGCGGGCTGACCCCCGATATTCTCAACGACATTCTGGCGGATGACTAACCTGCGGGTTGTGGTCGATACCAACACCCTGGTCAGCGGTGTTTTGATCGCCGCATCGGTGCCAGACCTAGCCGTTCAGAGAGCCAGAGCACTGGGCATTTTGCTATTTTCTACCGCCACCTTTGATGAGCTCAGCCAGGTCATCTTTCGCCCTAAATTTGACCGATACGTGTCCACCAATGTCCGAGCCGAGTTTATCGCGCGGATAGCCGAAACCTCAGAGCAAATCAACATCACCGAAAAAATTGTTGTCTGCCGCGACCCTAAGGATGATCAGTTCATAGAGGTTGCCATCAATGGCAATGCAGATTGGCTCATCACAGGCGATCAGGATCTGCTGATACTGCGCTCTTTCCGAGGTGTGGAGATAGTCTCTCCAGCGCAATTTCTAGAGGCTAGCCAATGACCTTGCCCACCCCAAATCTGAATAACCAACCGCCTATTTGACCGATAAACTCAAACACGGAGAGCAACGATGGCCCAGTCTGTAAAAATCTGGTTTGACCCCGAAGCCGACTTCCTCGAAGTGCTCTTCTCAGACGCCCCCGGCTACCTGCGCGAAACCGACCACGACGCCATCATGGAACGGGTAGACGACCAGGGCAACATCCTGGGTTTCTCTGTACTCAGCGTCAGCAAACTCTCTAAAGAGAAACCCCTGTATGCCCAACTGATTGCGCCCAATGCGGCATAGTGTAAGCGGTCTACCACCTCAACATCTTCTACAGCGACGAAGACGAGGGCTACATCGCCGATATCCCCAACCTCAGCTACTGCTCCGCCTTTGGCGCAACGCCAATGGAAGACTCGCAAGAACTCAACCGGGCTAAACAAGTCTGGCTAGATGCCGCCAAGGCCGCAGGCACACCCATCCCGCCACCCAACTATCGCCCCATCCCTGGTATCTGTCATGGGTGAGCTATTCGCTGCCTGGAAAGTGTGTCAGATTAGTAGTTCCTGTTACACGAGGCAGCTATGAGCGACGGTAACGGTTCGGCAGCCGCAAATGGCCCCAAACGGCGGCACATTGTACTCACCTCCCACCCCACCCGGTCGGGGTTAAAGGGCGCGCCCGTCCATTGGGGCGAGGGCGATCCGCTCAAGCGGGGGGCGATCGTGGCGACGGTGAGCGATCCCAGCCACCGCAATGCAATTGGCACTCACTCGGGCTCCTACGCCGTGTATCGCGCCCTGGCAGTAGCTAGCGGGGTGCTCCAGGCTGACCACCGGCCCGACTTTACCAATACCTCGCCCACGATCGCGATCGGGCCCCACCCCAGCTGGGCCGACCCCCAAAAAATTGTTTCCCTCGACCCCTTTGGGGCGCTGGTGGGGGAGGTGTACCAGGATCTGCTGGCCGAGGGCATCGATATTCGCCCGACCATTGCCGTTACCCGCGCCCACATTCAAATGCCGGAGCTGCTGGAGGCGGTGCGTCAGGGCCGAATCAAAGAAGACGGCAAGATTGTGAAGCCGGGGGGCGACCTGGTGGTGACCAAGGCCGCCGTGGAGCCGGTGTGGTACCTGCCGGGGGTGGCCGAGCGCCTGGGCGTCAGCGAAGACGACCTGCGCTACGCCCTGTTTGAGCAGACCGGCGGCATGTTCCCGGAACTGGTGACCCGGTTTGACCTCAAGGTGTTTTTGCCCCCCATTGGTGGGATCACGGTGTACATCGTGGGCGACCCCGAGGCGATTACCGACCCGGCCCGGCCTCTGGCGGTGCGGGTTCACGACGAGTGCAACGGCTCGGATGTGTTTGGGTCAGACATCTGCACCTGTCGCCCCTACCTGGTGCACGGCCTGGAGGAGTGCATCGCCACCGCCCAGCAGGGGGGCGCTGGGATCATTGTCTATTTCCGCAAGGAGGGGCGGGCGCTGGGGGAAGTGACCAAGTTTTTGGTGTACAACGCCCGCAAGCGCCAGGAGGGGGGCGATCGCGCCGACGCTTACTTTGCCCGCACCGAGTGCGTCGCCGGGGTGCAGGACGTGCGCTTTCAGGAGCTGATGCCCGATGTACTGCACTGGCTGGGGGTGACCCGCATCGATCGCATGGTGTCGATGAGCGACATGAAGTACAACGCTATTGTGCGATCGGGGATTGAGATTGTGGAGCGGGTGCCGATCCCCGACGACTTGGTGCCGCCGGACGCGCGGGTGGAGATCGAGGCGAAGAAGGCGGCGGGCTACTACACCGATAAGGGAGCCCCAACGGAGGAGGATTTGGCCCGGGTTAAGGGTCGGGGGTTGGAGTAAGGATGGTGTTTGGCAGCCCAGATAGGGTGGTGGGCGGTGCCCACCCTACGGTGAGCTATTTGCAGAGTCCGCAGGCGGTGCGCGATCGCTGTCGCGCCCTGTTCGCCCTGGCCGAGGCCGATCGACTCCAGCACTGGCGCTACCACCCCGAGGCCCTGCCCGCCGCCGCCGACTACGTGCTGGCGGTGATGCGGCAGCAGTACCCCGCTGGCGATGTGCCCTTTCACTCGCGCTGGCGGCACTTTGAGGTGGCGGGCGAGTCGCGCCTGGAGCGGCTAGAACCCCAGCTATCGGCCCAGGATCCCCTGGAGCAGGCGCGGCTGAAGGTCGATCTGGCGATTACCAGCGTGCTGCTGGATGCGGGGGCCGGGAGCCAGTGGCGGTACGTGGAGCCGGAAACAGGGATAGGGTTTGCGCGATCGGAGGGGCTTGCGATCGCGAGCTTCCACAGCTTTACCGCTGGCCTCTTCTCCAGCCAGCCCGAGGTTCCCTGGCAGGCAGATGCCCCCGGTTTGGCGGCAATCACCGCCCATGACCTGGCCCATGCCTTTCAAGTCCACGGCGACAATCCATTGCTGGGGCTGGAAGGCCGAGTCGCCCTGCTGCAAAAACTGGGTCATGCCCTGCACCAGCAGCCTCAGTTCTTTGGGGCTGGGCCGCCCCGGCCCGGCAACCTGGTGGATTACTGGCTCACCCAGGCGATAAATAATACGCTGTCTGCCCCCGCCATTCTGCAAACCATCCTCCAGGGCCTGGGCCCCATCTGGCCGGGGCGGGTAGAGCTGGCGGGGGTGAACCTAGGCGACGTGTGGCCCCACCCCCAGCTGCCCGAAACTGGCCCGGGCAGTAACCTGGTGCCCTTCCACAAGCTCTCCCAGTGGCTCACCTACTCCCTGCTGGAGCCCCTGCAGGAGCTGGGTCTGGAAATCACCGATCTCGATCGGCTCACCGGCCTGGCCGAATACCGCAACGGTGGCCTGTTTGTAGACTGCGGCGTACTCAGCCTCA from Leptolyngbya sp. KIOST-1 carries:
- a CDS encoding GTP cyclohydrolase II, with protein sequence MSDGNGSAAANGPKRRHIVLTSHPTRSGLKGAPVHWGEGDPLKRGAIVATVSDPSHRNAIGTHSGSYAVYRALAVASGVLQADHRPDFTNTSPTIAIGPHPSWADPQKIVSLDPFGALVGEVYQDLLAEGIDIRPTIAVTRAHIQMPELLEAVRQGRIKEDGKIVKPGGDLVVTKAAVEPVWYLPGVAERLGVSEDDLRYALFEQTGGMFPELVTRFDLKVFLPPIGGITVYIVGDPEAITDPARPLAVRVHDECNGSDVFGSDICTCRPYLVHGLEECIATAQQGGAGIIVYFRKEGRALGEVTKFLVYNARKRQEGGDRADAYFARTECVAGVQDVRFQELMPDVLHWLGVTRIDRMVSMSDMKYNAIVRSGIEIVERVPIPDDLVPPDARVEIEAKKAAGYYTDKGAPTEEDLARVKGRGLE
- a CDS encoding DUF2283 domain-containing protein — translated: MAQSVKIWFDPEADFLEVLFSDAPGHLCETDHDAIMERVDNQGNILGFSVLNVSKLSKEKPLYAQLIAPNAA
- a CDS encoding type II toxin-antitoxin system HicB family antitoxin — encoded protein: MKDYHINIFYSDEDEGYIADIPDLSYCSAFGETPIEALQELNLAKQAWLDATQAEGKPVPPPTYRPIIYQLKSA
- a CDS encoding DUF2283 domain-containing protein; translated protein: MAQSVKIWFDPEADFLEVLFSDAPGYLRETDHDAIMERVDDQGNILGFSVLSVSKLSKEKPLYAQLIAPNAA
- a CDS encoding tetratricopeptide repeat protein, with product MPDDAKAQIQALLNDLPDAALQQWLAALQGAQPTQLNLGQATGFQVMVQGGTAYIGDQIHMDVATLAAALNELVAQRQPRGIPHNLLRSGAIKFVGRDDDLERVHRQLHESSQLAITALRGMGGIGKTELALQYALHHLGQGTYPGGICWLLAKDQAFGTEIVTFAQTHLGLTPPDGLELPAQVAYVWNHWPTTGDVLVVIDDVAGPNENAAYLAIKPYLPPQASRFWVLLTTRLQLGASIQTVQIDVLSKAASLELLRSLVGPERIDQELDTAKALCEWLGYLPLGLELVGRFLARKPGWTLAKMQEQLDAKRLEAKALTQAQPDMTAAHESLAAAFELSWQDLAPEAQELAYRLSLYALAPIVWEWIESWYDGTDPDDLEDWRDEGLASRSLLEVEADGDAETVQLHQIIREFFRAKLEQWNGADGLKRGYCRAMVQVAQQIPYTPTRDQILAVTPAIPHLAEAATTWRAWLEDESLGWPFTGLGRFYGGQGAYGQAEPWWLDLLAVVRDRLGEAHPNVATSLNNLAELYRSQGRYSEAEPLFQEALALRKQLLGEAHPDVATSLNNLAELYRSQGRYSEAEPLLQEALALRKQLLGEAHPADATDLNNLAMLYLSQGRYSEAEPLVQEALTLMKQLHGEAHPLVATSLNNLAGLYDSQGRYSEAEPLYQEALALRKQLLGEAHPDVATSLNNLAALYYSQGRYSEAEPLYQEALALRKQLLGEAHPDVATSLNNLALLYESQGRYSEAEPLYQEALALRKQLLGEAHPDVATSLNNLAGLYKAQGRYSEAEPLYLGAIEIVYQRLGETHPNTQTIFGNFVEFLQAVVAADQTPILSDHPLTQALLRQILS
- a CDS encoding URC4/urg3 family protein; the protein is MVFGSPDRVVGGAHPTVSYLQSPQAVRDRCRALFALAEADRLQHWRYHPEALPAAADYVLAVMRQQYPAGDVPFHSRWRHFEVAGESRLERLEPQLSAQDPLEQARLKVDLAITSVLLDAGAGSQWRYVEPETGIGFARSEGLAIASFHSFTAGLFSSQPEVPWQADAPGLAAITAHDLAHAFQVHGDNPLLGLEGRVALLQKLGHALHQQPQFFGAGPPRPGNLVDYWLTQAINNTLSAPAILQTILQGLGPIWPGRVELAGVNLGDVWPHPQLPETGPGSNLVPFHKLSQWLTYSLLEPLQELGLEITDLDRLTGLAEYRNGGLFVDCGVLSLRNPAALETAHLPGSPLIVEWRALTLCLLDDLAAHLRQTLGMDATTLPLVKILQGGTWTAGRQIAAKKRPGGSPPIQLASDGTVF
- a CDS encoding putative toxin-antitoxin system toxin component, PIN family; its protein translation is MTNLRVVVDTNTLVSGVLIAASVPDLAVQRARALGILLFSTATFDELSQVIFRPKFDRYVSTNVRAEFIARIAETSEQINITEKIVVCRDPKDDQFIEVAINGNADWLITGDQDLLILRSFRGVEIVSPAQFLEASQ
- a CDS encoding DUF2283 domain-containing protein, giving the protein MEQRPCWMMFDAEADVLYINFQQPAVAATDSDVTDDDGAIHYADDEVVGLTSLSVSQR